The genomic DNA ACGAGATCGGCACCATGAAACATTTCAACCATTTCCCCGCTGCATGGGCACATGCCGTCTGCACACCGTTCCAGTGGGTCAAGCAGGTCGCAAGTCATCTTGGCGGCACCCGGAACGCGATGTTGGTGAGCTGGCCTGCCAAATATAAAAACGGTGGTGAAGTCCGCAGTCAGTTCACTCACGTGATCGACGTCGCCGCGACGATCCTCGACGCCGCTGGGATCGAGGAACCACGCAGCGTGAATGGCACCGCTCAGAAGCCAATCGAAGGACGCAGCTTCCTCAGTGTTCTCGAGGACGAGGATGCCGAAGAAATTCGCACCAGCCAGTACTTCGAAATGTTCGTTAACCGAGGCATCTACAAAGATGGCTGGTGGGCCGGATCGTTGTCCTTCGTGCCATGGAATCCCAACCGAGGCGAATTCGATCCGCTGAGCGCTCCGTGGGAACTATACAAGTTGGACGAAGACTTCTCACAATCGAATGACCTCGCCGACGAAAATCCGAAGCAACTCGATGAGATGGTGAAGCTCTGGTGGGCTACCGCCGCCAAACAACAGGTTCTTCCTCTCGACTGGCGCGGTTCGGAGCGATTTAGCGCGGAACTGATGGGCAAGCCCAATCTCGCTGCAGGTCGGTCAGAGTATGTCTATCCGGTTCCCGTCGTCGGTCTGCCCGAAGCATCAGCCCCCGACCTGAAAAGTAAATCTTTCACCATCACCGCCGAGGTTGAGATCGACGACGATGCCAACGGCATGATCTTTACTCAAGGTGGCAATACCGGCGGCTGGGGATTCTACTTACTCGACGGCAAATTCGTGGCGACTCATAACTTTCTTGATGTCGCTCGCTACTCCGTTTCTAGTGATGAAGCGATCGCCGCGGGCGAGCACACACTGAAGGTCGAGTTCGATTACGACGGAAAGAAGGGAGAGGTCGGCAAAGGAGGAAGCCTATCGCTATACGTCGACGGGCAAAAAGTTGGCGATGGCAAAGTCGATAAAACTTCGCCGATGAAATATTCGCTCTCCGAGAACCAGGACATCGGGACGGATACCGGCACGCCAGTGACCTACGACTACCGCGAGCCATTCGATTTCCAAGGCACTCTTGGCAAAGTTGTTGTGTCGTTGAAGCCGTAGGTTTCTTCGATCGACTTCAACCAAAGAAAACACGCATAGCGTTCAAGGTCTCTTGTCTCCCGACATGCCGCCAGCCGCGACGATCAATCCCCATGGGATATAAGAAGATAGCCGGAGGTCGTCCGCGCAGTGGCGCACCTCCGGAATGCGTCCCCCGGCGAGCGGTGCTCCCGGAGTGATCGCAGATCGATCTGCGCCCCGGTTTGGGACGCGGATTTGATGAGCATTGGCAACCGGTGGTGTTCGCTGCGCTCAAACCACCGGCTAGCTTCTATGATCCCTGTCTGGATCGATGCCGGAGTCGGCGGCATCGCGACTTGAACCGCGCGGCGTTGGCAGGGCGAGAGGGTTGCCGTACGCTGAACTTGGGATTCGGAAATACTGGCAACGCTAGAGGCTTCGAATACAAACCGTTGCTCTTGTGTTACTCCGCCGCGACTGGATCGATGCGTTACGCCGAACTTCACTGCAAATCGAACTTCTCCTTCCTCGAAGGAGCTTCGCATCCGGCGGAATTGGCCGAGCAGGCGCATCGACTGGGCTACCACGCGCTGGCGGTGACCGACCGCAATTCTTTGGCCGGAGTGGTCCGAGCGCACACGGCGGCCAAAGATGTCGGCCTGAAGCTGTTGATCGGTGCTGAACTTCATTTCACCGATGCGACGCCGGTTGTCGTCTGGGCCACCGATCGAGCGAGCTATGGGCGGCTGTGCCAGCTGTTGAGCGCCGGCCGCTTGCGGGCTGAAAAAGGTCAGTGCGAACTGCATTGGCAAGACCTTGTCGATCATCACCAGGGGCTGCTGGCCGGAGCAACTGTTCCGTCGCCGTCGGATCGCGCGACGGCAGAGGCCGGGCCGCCGCAAGAGGCCGACCTGCGACAGACGCTGGGCCGGTTTGCCGATCTATTTGGCGACCGCGGATATTTGTTGTGCTCGCTGCAGCGAGGCGTCGACGATCGCGAGCAGCTTGCCCGGACGATGCAGCTGGCCCAGCAAGCGTCGCTGCCGCTGGTCGCCGCCGGCGACGTTCACTATCACTCGACCCAGCGGATGTTGGTTCACGATCTCGTCACCGCAATCCGGCTGGGGACGACGATCGATTCGATTCAAGAGGCGCGGTTTGCCAACAGCCAACGCCATCTGCGATCGCTCGACGAAATCGCCGAGGTCTTCGGCGACCATGCGGAACTGTTCGAACGAAGTTGCGAAATCGCCGACCGCTGCAACTTTCGGCTCGACGAACTGCGTTATGAATACCCCAAAGAAGACCTCGCCCCCGACGGCGTTGCGGCGATCGACTACTTGAAACGCCTGGTCTGGCACGGCGCCAAACAGCGTTACCCCGACGGCGTTCCGCAGCGGTTGATCGAGATGCTGCGACACGAGACGCAATTGATCGAGGAACTTCATTACGAAGCCTACTTCTTGACCGTCTGGGATGCGGTCCGGTTCGCTCGCAGCCGCGGGATCCTCTGCCAAGGCCGAGGTTCGGCGGCCAACTCCGCTGTCTGTTATTGTCTGGGCGTGACGTCGATCAATCCGGCGGAAATGGATCTGTTGTTCGAGCGATTCATCAGCCGCGAGCGGGCCGAAGCTCCCGATATCGACATCGATTTCGAGCACCAACGCCGCGAGGAGGTGCTGCAGTATCTGTACGAAAAATACGGGCGTGATCGCTGCGGAATGACCGCGACGGTGACGTCGTATCGTACCAAGAGTGCGATTCGCGAAGTCGGCAAAGCGTTGGGCGTGTCGTTGGATTGCATCGATGCGTTGGCCAAAGTGGCCGAACGCTACGGACAAGACGACTTCCCCGACCTGGCGGAAAAAGCGGGCTTGCCGCTGGGCAGCGAGGTCGGCCAGCGGTTCCTGCATCTTGTCGAATCGCTGCGTGGGTTTCCGCGGCATCTGTCGCAGCACGTCGGTGGAATGGTGATGACACAGGGGTTGTTGTCGGAGCTGTGCCCGATCGAAAACGCGGCGATGGAAGGCCGCACGGTGATCCAATGGGACAAAGATGACCTGGACGAATTGGGGATCTTGAAAGTCGATTGCCTTTCGCTGGGGATGCTTTCGGCGATCCATCGATGCTTCGACATGGTTGAAAAACACTCTGGCCGCGCGCTCACTTTGGCAACGATCCCGCCGGATGATCGCGCGACGTATGACATGATCTGCGCCGCCGATACGGTCGGCGTTTTCCAGATCGAAAGTCGTGCTCAGATGAGCATGCTGCCGCGGCTGCGTCCGCGCTGTTATTACGATCTGGTGATCGAAGTTGCGATCGTCCGTCCGGGTCCGATCCAGGGGAACATGGTCCATCCCTATCTGCAAGCCAGGCAGAATCCGTCGCAGGTAAAATATCCCAGCGAAGCGATCCGAGGTGTGCTGGAGAAGACGCTGGGAGTGCCCATTTTTCAAGAGCAAGCGATGAAGCTGGCCGTTGTCGCGGCTGGGTTCACGCCGGGGGAAGCCGATCAATTGCGGCGTGCCATGGCAGCTTGGCGACGGCCGGGAGTGATCGATCAATTCCGCAAAAAGCTGCTCGAAGGGATGCAGGCCAACGGCTTCGGTGGCGAGTTTGCCGAGCACGTCTTCACGCAGATCCGTGGCTTCGGCGAATATGGCTTTCCCGAATCGCACGCCGCCAGTTTTGCTCTGCTCGTCTACGCGTCGGCTTATCTGAAGTGTCACTACCCAGCCGCCTATTGTGCTTCGCTGTTGAACAGCCAGCCGATGGGGTTCTATTCGGCGGCGCAGTTGGTCCGCGACGCGCAACAGCACGGCGTGCAAGTGCTTCCGCCCGATGTGAACGACAGCGACTGGGACTGCACGCTGCAGCCGATCGATCCAGCGGCCGGCGGCAGCAGCACGACGACACGTTCGCTCGCCGTGCGGCTTGGCTTGCGATTGGTTCGCGGTTTGGCGGAGTCGACGGCGCAACAGGTCGTCGACGCTCGCAACGCATCGGGGCGATTCACCGGACTGGCCGACCTGACGCGGCGCGCGGGGCTCAGCAGTGCGCAAACATCGCAACTGGCCGACGCCGACGCGCTGCGGTCGATGTCTCCCAACCGCC from Rosistilla oblonga includes the following:
- a CDS encoding error-prone DNA polymerase, encoding MRYAELHCKSNFSFLEGASHPAELAEQAHRLGYHALAVTDRNSLAGVVRAHTAAKDVGLKLLIGAELHFTDATPVVVWATDRASYGRLCQLLSAGRLRAEKGQCELHWQDLVDHHQGLLAGATVPSPSDRATAEAGPPQEADLRQTLGRFADLFGDRGYLLCSLQRGVDDREQLARTMQLAQQASLPLVAAGDVHYHSTQRMLVHDLVTAIRLGTTIDSIQEARFANSQRHLRSLDEIAEVFGDHAELFERSCEIADRCNFRLDELRYEYPKEDLAPDGVAAIDYLKRLVWHGAKQRYPDGVPQRLIEMLRHETQLIEELHYEAYFLTVWDAVRFARSRGILCQGRGSAANSAVCYCLGVTSINPAEMDLLFERFISRERAEAPDIDIDFEHQRREEVLQYLYEKYGRDRCGMTATVTSYRTKSAIREVGKALGVSLDCIDALAKVAERYGQDDFPDLAEKAGLPLGSEVGQRFLHLVESLRGFPRHLSQHVGGMVMTQGLLSELCPIENAAMEGRTVIQWDKDDLDELGILKVDCLSLGMLSAIHRCFDMVEKHSGRALTLATIPPDDRATYDMICAADTVGVFQIESRAQMSMLPRLRPRCYYDLVIEVAIVRPGPIQGNMVHPYLQARQNPSQVKYPSEAIRGVLEKTLGVPIFQEQAMKLAVVAAGFTPGEADQLRRAMAAWRRPGVIDQFRKKLLEGMQANGFGGEFAEHVFTQIRGFGEYGFPESHAASFALLVYASAYLKCHYPAAYCASLLNSQPMGFYSAAQLVRDAQQHGVQVLPPDVNDSDWDCTLQPIDPAAGGSSTTTRSLAVRLGLRLVRGLAESTAQQVVDARNASGRFTGLADLTRRAGLSSAQTSQLADADALRSMSPNRRAAIWESLAQDDHPERTPLFAENESGDDDEVPTSLGSLSSMQEVHADYSTLGLSLRAHPISFYREHLNELQVSRADQLPPMRDGQHVRVAGLVVLRQRPGTAKGITFVTLEDETGAMNLVLFPKVWQQFFTIARTSNFWLVHGKLENRKGVIHVIVGRLEDLSEQFDSVDIKSRDFH